A stretch of Chloroflexota bacterium DNA encodes these proteins:
- a CDS encoding DegV family protein — protein sequence MPPAVVTDSIACLPREVVERYAIRIVPVNVLFEGRVYRDWVDLTPSLAYEMLKKNPDGFATSPPSPREFLEAFREVGQRSREILCITISSRLSTLYNMAAVARQMLEKELPGIKIEVVDSRTAAGGHGLIAWLAARRGERGASLPEMARVAEEMTERVQVFIALETLRHVYRTGRIPKVASDLGSLLPVKPMLSIREGLVHFLGVARTKEKALRRFLELMEERVGRGPVWAIISHAACPEEAERFREMVVSRFHSVEAHVSVFSPVMGYATGPGTLALAFYSEGA from the coding sequence ATGCCCCCGGCCGTGGTCACAGACAGCATCGCCTGTCTGCCCCGAGAGGTGGTGGAAAGGTACGCTATCCGTATTGTCCCCGTGAATGTCCTCTTTGAGGGCCGGGTGTACCGTGACTGGGTGGACCTCACCCCCTCCCTGGCCTATGAGATGCTCAAGAAGAACCCCGACGGCTTTGCCACCTCCCCCCCTTCCCCCCGGGAGTTCCTGGAGGCCTTCCGGGAGGTGGGGCAGAGGTCCAGAGAAATCCTGTGCATTACCATCTCCTCCAGGCTGAGCACCCTCTACAACATGGCCGCAGTGGCCAGACAGATGTTGGAGAAGGAGCTTCCCGGGATAAAGATAGAGGTGGTGGACTCCCGGACGGCAGCAGGGGGGCACGGCCTCATCGCCTGGCTGGCGGCCCGGAGGGGGGAAAGGGGGGCAAGCCTTCCAGAAATGGCGAGGGTGGCAGAGGAGATGACGGAAAGGGTCCAGGTTTTTATCGCCCTGGAAACCCTTCGTCATGTCTACCGGACGGGGCGCATCCCCAAGGTAGCCTCTGACCTGGGTTCTCTCCTCCCGGTGAAGCCGATGCTCTCTATCCGGGAGGGCCTTGTCCACTTCCTCGGCGTGGCCAGGACAAAGGAAAAGGCCCTGAGGCGTTTTCTGGAGCTGATGGAGGAAAGGGTGGGCCGGGGACCGGTCTGGGCTATCATCAGCCACGCGGCCTGCCCGGAGGAAGCAGAAAGGTTCAGGGAGATGGTTGTCTCCCGTTTCCATAGCGTTGAGGCCCATGTCTCTGTGTTCAGTCCCGTCATGGGCTATGCCACCGGACCGGGAACCCTGGCCCTGGCCTTCTACAGTGAAGGTGCCTGA
- the moeB gene encoding molybdopterin-synthase adenylyltransferase MoeB gives MEFSEEQVERYSRQIVLPLVGGRGQKKLRQAKVLLIGAGGLGSPAGLYLAAAGVGRLGLVDSDVVDLSNLQRQIFHRTRDRGRPKTASAADTIGALNPDVEVVQHPLRLTSENIMGVIAGYEMVLDGSDNFATRYLVNDACVLAGKTNIHGSLFQFEGQVTVFLPGKGCYRCLYPTPPPPGSVPSCQEAGVMGVVAGVIGLLQATEALKLILGIGRPLAGSLLAYDALQAEFTRLRFQRNPACPVCGDHPTITHLIDYEEFCGVRAVGR, from the coding sequence GTGGAGTTCAGCGAGGAGCAGGTAGAAAGATATAGCCGGCAGATTGTGCTGCCCCTGGTAGGTGGGAGGGGGCAAAAGAAGCTGCGGCAGGCGAAGGTGCTGCTCATCGGGGCGGGGGGGCTGGGTTCCCCGGCGGGGCTCTATCTGGCGGCAGCGGGGGTGGGTCGGCTGGGGCTGGTGGACAGCGACGTGGTGGACCTCTCCAACCTCCAGCGCCAGATTTTCCACCGCACCCGGGACAGGGGCCGGCCCAAGACCGCCTCGGCCGCCGATACCATCGGGGCCCTTAACCCCGATGTGGAGGTGGTCCAGCACCCCCTCCGCCTCACTTCTGAGAACATTATGGGGGTCATTGCTGGCTATGAAATGGTGCTGGACGGGAGCGATAATTTTGCCACCCGTTACCTGGTGAACGATGCCTGCGTCCTGGCCGGAAAGACCAATATCCACGGCAGCCTGTTCCAGTTTGAGGGCCAGGTTACGGTCTTTTTGCCCGGAAAGGGCTGTTACCGATGTCTGTACCCCACCCCACCACCCCCCGGCAGCGTCCCCTCCTGCCAGGAGGCGGGGGTGATGGGGGTGGTGGCGGGGGTTATCGGCCTCCTCCAGGCCACCGAGGCGTTGAAGCTTATCCTGGGCATCGGCCGGCCCCTGGCGGGCTCTCTCCTGGCCTACGATGCCCTCCAGGCGGAGTTCACCCGGTTAAGGTTCCAGCGCAACCCCGCCTGCCCCGTGTGCGGGGACCATCCAACTATCACCCACCTCATAGACTATGAGGAGTTCTGCGGGGTGCGGGCCGTGGGCCGGTAA
- the htpX gene encoding zinc metalloprotease HtpX, with the protein MYRHIEENRRATWLWMFFFVLLVAAMVEVIALALGLGTGPAVATLIVASIFVLISYRFSDRVVLGMSGAREVAHDKDPDLYHLVENLCIGAGMPVPRIYIIDDTAPNAFATGRDPRHAYIVVTKGLLQKLDKLELEGVLAHELSHIRNYDIRLMTLVVMLVGLVALLADLFLRWTWFGAGHRRGNRGKGEGAGGAIILVVALVMAILAPIAAQLIRLAISRKREYLADASGALLTRYPEGLARALEKISQDKEPLEAANKATAHLYIINPLKNHASSLNNLFSTHPPIQERIKALRSM; encoded by the coding sequence ATATACCGGCATATTGAGGAGAACCGGCGGGCCACCTGGCTCTGGATGTTCTTTTTTGTCCTGCTGGTGGCGGCGATGGTAGAGGTCATAGCCCTGGCCCTGGGCCTGGGCACCGGCCCCGCCGTCGCCACCCTGATAGTCGCCTCTATTTTTGTCCTCATCAGCTACCGCTTCTCCGACCGCGTGGTGCTGGGCATGTCAGGGGCGCGGGAGGTAGCCCACGACAAGGACCCCGACCTCTATCACCTGGTGGAGAACCTGTGTATCGGGGCGGGGATGCCGGTGCCGCGGATATACATCATTGACGATACCGCCCCCAACGCCTTTGCCACCGGCCGGGACCCCAGGCATGCCTACATCGTGGTGACTAAAGGGCTCCTCCAGAAGCTGGACAAGCTTGAGCTGGAGGGGGTGCTGGCCCACGAGCTCTCCCATATCCGCAACTATGATATCCGCCTGATGACCCTGGTGGTGATGCTGGTGGGGCTGGTGGCCCTCCTGGCCGACCTATTCCTGCGCTGGACGTGGTTCGGGGCCGGGCACAGGCGCGGAAACAGGGGGAAGGGGGAAGGGGCGGGCGGGGCCATCATCCTGGTGGTGGCCCTTGTGATGGCCATCCTGGCCCCCATCGCCGCTCAGCTAATCCGTCTTGCCATCTCCCGGAAGAGGGAGTACCTGGCCGATGCCTCGGGGGCCCTGCTCACCCGATACCCGGAGGGCCTGGCCAGGGCCCTGGAGAAGATCTCTCAGGACAAGGAGCCCCTGGAGGCGGCCAACAAGGCCACCGCCCACCTCTATATCATCAACCCCCTCAAGAACCATGCCAGCTCGCTCAACAACCTCTTCTCCACCCATCCCCCCATACAGGAGCGCATCAAGGCCCTGAGGTCAATGTAG
- a CDS encoding LemA family protein translates to MIGLLVVAGIILLILLFIWALYNGLVRSRLKVSEAWSGIDVQLKRRSSLIPNLVETVKGYAAHEREVFEKVTQARSALMGAHGAAEAAQANNQLTSALKTLFAVAEAYPQLRATENFQKLQSELSDIEAKIAYARQFYNSNVMDFNTKIRLFPNVLLAGPLGFREASFFAATEEEKGDIKVSFAR, encoded by the coding sequence ATGATAGGTCTATTGGTCGTCGCCGGGATAATCCTTCTCATCCTCCTCTTCATCTGGGCCCTGTACAACGGCCTGGTCCGCTCCCGGCTGAAGGTGAGCGAGGCCTGGTCGGGGATAGATGTCCAGCTGAAGCGGCGGTCCAGCCTCATCCCCAATTTGGTGGAAACGGTGAAGGGCTATGCCGCCCACGAGCGGGAGGTCTTTGAAAAGGTGACCCAGGCCCGCTCCGCCCTGATGGGGGCGCATGGGGCCGCCGAGGCGGCCCAGGCCAACAACCAGCTTACCAGCGCCCTCAAGACCCTCTTTGCCGTTGCCGAGGCCTACCCGCAACTGCGGGCGACGGAGAACTTCCAGAAGCTCCAGTCGGAGCTGTCGGATATTGAGGCCAAGATAGCCTATGCCCGCCAGTTCTACAACAGCAATGTCATGGACTTCAACACCAAGATCCGGCTCTTCCCCAACGTCCTCCTGGCCGGCCCCCTGGGCTTCCGGGAGGCCTCCTTCTTTGCGGCCACCGAGGAAGAGAAGGGGGACATAAAGGTCAGCTTCGCCCGCTAG
- a CDS encoding cell wall-active antibiotics response protein, translating into MKEHRGDRGPFPLWGLILVALGVIFLLQNLGVLGWGVWGTLWRFWPVVLLLIGLNIILRGQSPWLMLGITVVVLIGVIAAAALVERSRPPAVAASFSQPLQGITGASAEISFGAGELLIASLPPGSASLVEGMSYPEVEQDFRLQGSKGVLNLSVPGRGFWTFGERGLQLAASFNPAVPLELVVKTGASDAQLDLTNLQVRRLEVDVGASRLSLLLPAKAGTTEAEVKAGAAQVSISIPQGVAARIKSETGLGSFNVDTSRFPKVGDIYESPGYATAPNRVDLTVKSGVASIDIR; encoded by the coding sequence GTGAAAGAGCACCGAGGTGACAGGGGGCCTTTTCCCCTCTGGGGCCTCATTCTGGTGGCCCTGGGGGTGATATTCCTGCTCCAGAACCTGGGGGTCCTGGGCTGGGGAGTGTGGGGGACCCTCTGGCGCTTCTGGCCGGTAGTCCTTCTCCTCATCGGCCTTAACATTATCCTGAGGGGGCAGAGCCCCTGGCTCATGCTGGGCATCACGGTTGTTGTCTTGATAGGGGTCATCGCTGCCGCCGCGCTCGTGGAGCGCTCCCGGCCGCCGGCGGTAGCCGCCTCTTTTTCCCAGCCCCTCCAGGGCATCACGGGGGCTTCTGCGGAGATTAGCTTCGGCGCCGGGGAGCTCCTCATAGCCAGTCTGCCCCCCGGCTCGGCCAGCCTGGTGGAGGGGATGAGCTACCCGGAGGTGGAACAGGACTTCCGGCTCCAGGGTAGCAAGGGGGTGCTCAATCTAAGTGTCCCCGGCAGGGGCTTCTGGACGTTTGGAGAAAGGGGGCTTCAGTTGGCGGCCTCTTTCAACCCGGCGGTCCCCCTGGAGCTGGTGGTGAAGACGGGGGCCAGCGATGCCCAGCTGGACCTGACGAACCTCCAGGTCAGGCGGCTGGAGGTGGATGTGGGTGCCAGCCGGCTCAGCCTCCTCCTTCCGGCCAAGGCCGGCACTACCGAGGCGGAGGTCAAGGCAGGGGCTGCCCAGGTGAGCATCTCTATCCCCCAGGGAGTGGCCGCCCGCATCAAGTCCGAGACGGGCCTTGGCTCTTTCAATGTGGATACCTCACGCTTCCCCAAAGTGGGCGATATTTACGAGTCACCCGGCTACGCCACGGCGCCCAACCGGGTTGACCTGACGGTGAAAAGCGGCGTCGCCAGCATAGATATCAGATAA
- a CDS encoding MFS transporter — MPEEVRGEKHPELVDSGPPPPSILTRNFVLAWLVSFSAFAGFYFLLATLPLYIVQIGGSESEVGLIIGVFATTALALRPLVGRAADIWSRRLLILGGSLLLFLSSLSYNLAQGVLPLLLVRVLHGAGWASFGTAVMVLVADLLPPPRRGEGMGYYGMSMNLAMALGPAAGVFLLRASSFPVLFLSSAAMAMVGVVLAGFISEPHRQRNPSRGAILERSALFPSLVLCLSALSYGSIVSFFPLYAGKKGIENPGLFFTVFALVLILARGPAGRLSDRKGRASTIVPGLLVAALGLGLLSAAGSLGLFLLAALLYGLSFALVQPSLLALTIDRVEPSRRGAAMGTFSMAMDLGIGGGAFLWGFVAQGAGFPAMYQLAALTTLVALGVFLFGRRPRRGSTLTSGP; from the coding sequence TTGCCTGAAGAAGTGAGGGGAGAGAAGCACCCAGAGCTAGTAGATTCCGGCCCGCCACCGCCGTCCATACTGACCCGCAACTTTGTCCTGGCCTGGCTGGTGAGCTTCAGCGCCTTTGCCGGCTTCTATTTCTTGCTGGCTACCCTGCCCCTCTACATTGTCCAGATTGGTGGCAGCGAGTCGGAGGTGGGGCTAATCATCGGGGTCTTTGCCACCACCGCCCTTGCCCTCCGCCCCCTGGTGGGCAGGGCCGCCGATATCTGGAGCAGGAGGCTTCTCATCCTGGGGGGGTCCCTTCTTCTCTTCCTTTCCTCCCTTTCCTACAACCTGGCGCAGGGGGTCCTCCCCCTCCTCCTGGTCCGCGTCCTCCACGGGGCGGGCTGGGCCAGCTTTGGCACCGCGGTCATGGTGCTGGTGGCAGACCTACTGCCCCCACCCCGCCGGGGGGAGGGGATGGGCTACTACGGCATGTCCATGAACCTGGCCATGGCCCTAGGGCCTGCGGCGGGGGTCTTCCTCCTCCGGGCCTCCAGCTTCCCCGTCCTCTTCCTCTCCTCAGCGGCTATGGCGATGGTGGGGGTAGTCCTGGCCGGGTTTATCTCCGAGCCCCACCGGCAGAGAAACCCCTCCCGGGGGGCCATCCTGGAGAGGTCGGCCCTTTTCCCCTCCCTGGTCCTTTGCCTCTCCGCCCTCAGCTATGGCTCCATCGTGTCCTTCTTCCCCCTCTATGCCGGCAAGAAAGGGATAGAAAACCCCGGGCTCTTCTTCACCGTCTTTGCCCTGGTCCTCATCCTGGCCCGGGGCCCGGCGGGTAGGCTGTCGGACAGAAAGGGCCGGGCATCCACCATTGTGCCTGGCCTCCTGGTGGCCGCCCTGGGCCTCGGCCTCCTCTCGGCGGCAGGCTCCCTGGGGCTTTTTCTCCTGGCGGCCCTCCTCTATGGGCTGTCCTTCGCCCTGGTCCAGCCCTCCCTGCTGGCCCTGACCATAGACCGGGTGGAGCCCTCCCGGCGGGGGGCGGCCATGGGGACCTTCTCCATGGCCATGGACCTGGGCATCGGGGGAGGGGCCTTCCTCTGGGGCTTTGTGGCCCAGGGGGCGGGCTTCCCCGCCATGTACCAACTGGCCGCACTGACCACCCTGGTGGCCCTGGGGGTCTTCCTCTTCGGCCGGCGGCCCCGGCGGGGCTCTACATTGACCTCAGGGCCTTGA
- a CDS encoding M20/M25/M40 family metallo-hydrolase has product MEVEELLSQLIRIPSVNPPGNETPVARYLQQLFSRAGIPGEVVESGEGRGSFICQIGEGPRSLLFLSHTDVVPVGEGWDFDPFSGEIRDGMVLGRGALDCKGLTAAQAWATLQLSRKGLHGRLIFAATADEEAGGKWGISYLMENCPEKLRADFAINEGAEQPVRLNGNLVYFVQVGEKGAAWIRLRSRGVSCHGSVPTLGENAVVRMAGAVSTLGEYRAPVRLIPQVRQLLQALARARGLKGRLTAGGLDSFLDGFEDKAFREYLRAIIRLTVSPNAIQGGTKTNIVPDRCEADVDIRVLPGQDLEFVKRELRRLIGEDIEIEVPHYQPPSFSGTGLPPYRLIAQTIGGVVGEGQVLPCISSGGTDSRFLREVGVPSYGIAVMAPDQDPRLRETVHGRNERIDVRSLRLEAQFLLRLAQAYLG; this is encoded by the coding sequence GTGGAGGTAGAGGAGCTCCTCTCTCAGCTCATCCGCATCCCCTCGGTGAACCCGCCGGGGAACGAGACCCCTGTGGCCCGCTACCTTCAACAGCTCTTCTCCCGGGCGGGCATCCCCGGGGAGGTGGTGGAAAGTGGGGAGGGGAGGGGCAGCTTTATTTGCCAGATAGGGGAGGGGCCACGGAGCCTTCTCTTCCTCTCCCATACCGATGTGGTGCCCGTCGGGGAGGGGTGGGACTTTGACCCCTTCTCCGGCGAGATAAGAGACGGGATGGTCCTGGGGAGGGGTGCCCTGGACTGCAAGGGCCTGACGGCGGCCCAGGCCTGGGCCACCCTCCAGCTCTCCCGAAAGGGGCTCCACGGCCGCCTCATCTTCGCAGCCACCGCCGATGAGGAGGCAGGGGGGAAGTGGGGCATCAGCTACCTGATGGAGAACTGCCCCGAGAAGCTGAGGGCTGACTTCGCTATCAATGAGGGGGCGGAGCAGCCGGTAAGGCTCAACGGGAACCTCGTCTACTTCGTCCAGGTGGGGGAGAAGGGGGCTGCCTGGATAAGGCTGCGCTCCAGGGGGGTCTCCTGTCATGGCTCGGTTCCCACCCTGGGGGAGAATGCGGTGGTCCGCATGGCCGGGGCCGTTTCCACCCTGGGGGAGTACCGGGCCCCCGTCCGGCTCATCCCGCAGGTCCGTCAGCTCCTCCAGGCCCTGGCCCGGGCAAGGGGGCTCAAAGGCCGGCTCACCGCCGGGGGTCTGGACAGCTTCCTTGACGGCTTTGAGGATAAGGCCTTCCGTGAATACCTGCGGGCCATCATCCGGCTCACCGTCTCCCCCAATGCCATCCAGGGGGGGACCAAGACCAACATCGTCCCTGACCGGTGCGAGGCGGATGTGGACATCCGGGTCCTCCCCGGCCAGGACCTGGAATTTGTGAAACGGGAACTCCGCCGGCTTATAGGGGAGGACATAGAGATAGAGGTACCCCACTACCAGCCCCCTTCCTTTTCCGGGACAGGCTTGCCCCCTTATCGGCTCATAGCCCAGACCATCGGGGGGGTGGTGGGCGAGGGCCAGGTCCTGCCCTGTATCTCCTCGGGGGGCACCGATTCCCGCTTTCTCCGGGAGGTGGGGGTCCCCAGCTACGGCATCGCCGTCATGGCCCCCGACCAGGACCCCCGGCTGCGGGAGACCGTCCACGGCAGGAACGAGCGGATAGATGTGAGAAGCCTGAGGCTTGAGGCCCAGTTCCTGCTCCGCTTGGCGCAGGCCTACCTGGGCTGA